In Citrus sinensis cultivar Valencia sweet orange chromosome 4, DVS_A1.0, whole genome shotgun sequence, one DNA window encodes the following:
- the LOC102617985 gene encoding phragmoplastin DRP1E-like, with product MATMESLIGLVNRIQRACTVLGDYGGDSALPTLWEALPSVAVVGGQSSGKSSVLESIVGRDFLPRGSGIVTRRPLVLQLHKTEPGLQEYAEFLHLPKKKFTDFSMVRKEIQEETDRVTGKSKQISPVPIHLSIYSPNVVNLTLIDLPGITKVAVEGQPESVVLEIETMVRSYIEKPNCLILAITPANQDLATSDAVKLSREVDPTGERTFGVLTKLDLMDKGTNALDILEGRSYPLQHPWVGIVNRSQADINKNVDMIAARRREHEFFATSPDYGHLATKMGSEYLAKLLSKHLESIIKSRIPGITSLINRSIDELESELDHLGRPVAVDAGAQLYTILELCRSFDRIFKEHLDGGRPGGDRIYGVFDNQLPAALRKLPFDRHLSPQNVRKVVSEADGYQPHLIAPEQGYRRLIDSALNYFRGPAEASVDAVHFVLKELVRRSIGETQELKRFPTLQSEIAAAANKALERFRDDSKKTTMRLVEMESSYLTVDFFRKLPQDIERGGNPTAPSAADRYTEGHFRRIGSNVSSYVGMVSETLKNTIPKAVVHCQVKEAKRSLLDHFYAQLGKKEGKQLAQLLDEDPMLMERRQQCAKRLELYKSARDEIDSVSWTR from the exons atggCAACAATGGAGAGCTTGATAGGGTTAGTTAACAGGATACAGAGAGCGTGTACAGTACTCGGCGACTACGGCGGTGACTCTGCTTTGCCTACACTTTGGGAGGCTCTTCCCTCTGTTGCCGTTGTCGGTGGCCag AGTTCTGGAAAGTCGTCGGTGCTGGAGAGCATTGTCGGACGAGATTTTCTTCCTCGAGGATCAG GTATTGTGACAAGGAGGCCTTTGGTGCTGCAATTGCACAAGACAGAGCCTGGGCTACAGGAGTATGCAGAGTTCCTTCACTTGCCAAAGAAAAAGTTCACCGATTTCT CTATGGTTCGgaaagaaattcaagaagaaaCTGATAGAGTAACTGggaaatcaaaacaaatttctcCAGTTCCCATCCATCTTAGTATCTATTCCCCAAATG TGGTCAACTTAACACTCATAGATTTGCCGGGTATAACAAAGGTTGCTGTAG AGGGGCAGCCAGAGAGTGTCGTCCTGGAGATAGAGACAATGGTTCGTTCGTATATTGAGAAG CCAAACTGCCTCATTTTGGCCATAACTCCAGCCAATCAAGATCTGGCAACATCAGATGCTGTCAAACTCTCTAGAGAAGTTGATCCAACTG GTGAGAGGACATTTGGTGTGTTGACAAAGCTTGATTTGATGGACAAAGGAACAAATGCTTTGGAT ATTCTTGAAGGGCGTTCTTATCCACTTCAACACCCTTGGGTTGGAATTGTGAACCGTTCACAAGCtgatatcaataaaaatgtGGATATGATTGCTGCTCGACGAAGGGAGCATGAGTTTTTTGCCACCAGTCCTGATTATGGACATTTAGCCACCAAAATGGGTTCTGAATATCTTGCAAAGCTTCTCTCAAAG CATTTGGAGTCCATAATTAAAAGCCGCATTCCTGGCATCACATCTCTAATTAACAGAAGCATTGATGAACTTGAATCAGAGTTGGACCATCTTGGTAGACCTGTTGCTGTTGATGCTGGG GCCCAGTTATATACGATCTTAGAGTTATGCCGTTCATTTGACCGGATATTCAAGGAGCATTTGGATGGAGG ACGACctggtggtgataggatttatGGAGTTTTTGACAATCAACTCCCTGCTGCTTTGAGAAAGCTTCCATTTGACCGCCATCTGTCACCGCAAAATGTAAGGAAAGTTGTTTCAGAAGCAGATGGGTACCAACCTCATTTAATTGCACCTGAGCAAGGCTATCGGCGGCTCATTGATAGTGCCCTTAACTATTTCAGAGGCCCAGCTGAAGCATCAGTAGATGCT GTTCACTTTGTTTTGAAGGAACTGGTAAGAAGATCAATTGGGGAAACTCAG GAGTTGAAACGCTTTCCAACTCTCCAATCTGAAATAGCTGCAGCTGCCAATAAAGCATTGGAGAGGTTCCGTGATGACAGTAAGAAGACAACTATGCGATTGGTGGAGATGGAATCCTCATACCTGACTGTGGACTTCTTCAGGAAACTTCCTCAGGACATTGAGAGGGGTGGAAATCCCACAGCCCCATCAGCAGCAGATCGATACACAGAGGGGCACTTCCGCCGCATTGGATCAAATGTTTCCTCTTATGTTGGTATGGTGTCTGAGACACTCAAGAATACCATTCCTAAAGCTGTGGTTCATTGTCAAGTGAAGGAGGCCAAGCGATCTTTACTGGATCACTTCTATGCACAACTGGGCAAAAAAGAG GGCAAGCAACTTGCTCAATTGCTGGATGAAGATCCTATGTTGATGGAAAGAAGGCAACAATGTGCCAAGCGGCTTGAGCTATACAAGTCGGCCAGGGATGAAATCGATTCCGTCTCGTGGACACGATGA
- the LOC102618265 gene encoding haloacid dehalogenase-like hydrolase domain-containing protein Sgpp, translating into MTCSTGENSVESKDALAKLAPLEAVLFDVDGTLCDSDPLHHYAFREMLQEIGFNDGVPITEDFFVENIAGKHNIDIAKILFPDDLPRGLKFCEDKEAMFRKLASEQLKPISGLDKVKKWIEDRGLKRAAVTNAPRENAELMISKLGLSDFFQVVILGDECEHAKPFPDPYLKALEMLKVSKDHTFVFEDSVSGIKAGVAAGLPVVGLTTRNPEHVLLEANPTFLIKDYDDPKLWAALEELDKNKDA; encoded by the exons ATGACATGTTCAACTGGCGAAAATTCTGTGGAgag CAAAGATGCTCTAGCTAAACTTGCTCCTCTGGAAGCAGTGTTGTTCGACGTGGATGGAACTCTCTGTGATTCGGATCCTCTTCACCATTATGCCTTCCGTGAAATGCTTCAAGag ATTGGGTTTAATGATGGAGTCCCAATAACGGAGGacttttttgttgaaaatattgCCGGCAAGCATAATATTGATATTGCCAAGATTCTTTTTCCTGATGATCTGCCAAGGGGCTTGAAGTTCTGTGAGGACAAGGAAGCCATGTTCCGAAA ATTGGCATCAGAACAATTGAAGCCTATAAGCGGCCTGGATAAAGTGAAGAAGTGGATTGAAGACCGTGGGTTGAAACGAGCTGCTGTTACAAATGCTCCGAGAGAAAATGCTGAACTCATGATCTCAAAACTTGGCCTATCAGATTTCTTTCAGGTTGTTATTCTTGGGGATGAATGTGAGCACGCCAAACCATTCCCAGACCCCTACTTGAAGGCTCTTGAAATGCTCAAGGTCTCAAAGGATCACACATTTGTATTTGAG GACTCTGTTTCAGGAATCAAAGCAGGAGTAGCAGCTGGTCTGCCCGTTGTCGGTCTAACCACAAGAAATCCTGAACACGTTCTGTTGGAAGCAAATCCTACCTTTCTAATAAAGGATTATGACGATCCAAAATTGTGGGCGGCTTTGGAAGAGCTTGATAAGAATAAGGATGCTTGA